In Xiphophorus couchianus chromosome 8, X_couchianus-1.0, whole genome shotgun sequence, the following proteins share a genomic window:
- the LOC114150024 gene encoding uncharacterized protein LOC114150024, producing MHVSIFDLNSKIALEECNTCCNKLFHCPICPNFDPTVKERIEKHMNHHISHGLPYKDKILLRCSLHCRPQGHFHCPICSRTVMRRLDMKRHLLLCEGFMEKDPNPEPCLPPTSPPKDHLIKLLSSPSVKPLLQVIPQSKKPLLQGSTFSVEPLLPDAAPTVKPFLPNTAPGPVSDPQPSTSSDEHSYSQASGPDVTMAYGNAVKCPHCNNNIYMLMFNEPPTFNINN from the exons atGCATGTCTCAATCTTTGATCTTAACTCAAAGATCGCATTGGAAGAATGCAACACATGCTGTAATAAACTGTTCCACTGCCCCATTTGTCCCAACTTCGACCCCACAGTGAAGGAAAGGATTGAGAAACACATGAACCACCACATTAGTCATGGTTTGCCTTACAAAG ACAAAATTTTACTCCGATGCAGCCTTCATTGTAGGCCACAGGGACATTTCCACTGCCCCATCTGCTCTAGAACAGTCATGCGCCGTTTGGATATGAAGAGGCATTTACTGTTATGTGAGGGATTTATGGAAAAAGATCCAAACCCAGAGCCATGTCTGCCACCCACCTCACCCCCTAAGGACCATCTTATTAAACTGCTTTCTTCACCGTCTGTGAAACCTCTCCTGCAAGTCATCCCCCAGTCCAAGAAGCCGCTCCTGCAAGGTTCGACATTTTCTGTGGAGCCTCTCCTGCCTGATGCTGCACCCACTGTGAAGCCTTTTCTGCCAAACACGGCACCTGGTCCAGTTTCTGATCCGCAACCCTCTACATCTTCGGATGAACATTCCTACTCTCAAGCCTCTGGGCCTGATGTAACCATGGCTTATGGAAATGCAGTGAAATGCCCTcactgtaataataatatttacatgCTTATGTTCAATGAACCTCCCACTTTTAacataaataactga
- the pus1 gene encoding pseudouridylate synthase 1 homolog, which produces MFRTRPLLSALVNYRQLLERNGLKFLCTMSEEARDQETAKLLKRPNEVNEDSAERATKRIKAEGEHNEDDKRYPKKKVVLLLAYSGKGYYGMQRNPGNSQFRTIEDDLVTALVKSGCIPGNHGDDMRKMSFQRCARTDKGVSAAGQVVSLKLRLIEDIIEKINENLPPQIRVLGLKRVTQGFNSKNNCDARTYAYMLPTVAFSPKDYDTENIAAFRLETETLQKVNQLFALYKGTHNFHNFTSQKAPSDPSARRYITEMSCGEPFVRNNYEFAVITVRGQSFMLHQIRKMIGLVIAVIKGYAKEEVMERSWGQEKVDVPKAPGLGLVLERVHFDRYNKRFGGDGLHERLEWDREEEAIKAFKEAHIYPTIVETECEEGSMVSWMATLPIHDFEATVTGTQDNKDQKQENADEGNDSD; this is translated from the exons ATGTTTAGAACCCGACCACTGTTAAGTGCCTTAGTTAACTACAGACAGTTGTTAGAGAGAAACG GTTTAAAGTTCTTGTGCACAATGAGTGAAGAAGCTAGAGATCAAGAGACAGCCAAGCTGTTAAAAAGGCCAAATGAGGTGAATGAGGACTCAGCTGAGAGAGCCACTAagagaataaaagcagaagGGGAGCACAATGAAGATGACAAGAGGTACCCAAAGAAGAAAGTGGTCCTTCTTTTGGCATACTCTGGAAAGGGATACTATGGCATGCAG agaaaTCCTGGAAACTCCCAGTTTAGAACCATTGAAGATGATCTGGTCACTGCTCTAGTTAAATCTGGTTGCATTCCTGGAAACCATGGTGATGACATGAGGAAGATGTCCTTCCAAAGATGTGCCAGAACTGACAAG ggtgtttctgctgctggtcAAGTGGTTTCACTGAAGCTTCGTTTAATTGAGGACATAATAGAAAAAATCAATGAGAATTTACCACCACAGATCAGGGTGCTTG GGCTCAAGCGAGTGACCCAGGGatttaattccaaaaataacTGTGATGCCCGTACATATGCCTACATGCTCCCAACTGTAGCCTTTTCTCCTAAAGACTATGACACTGAGAACATAGCGGCGTTTCGTCTAGAAACAGAGACTCTTCAGAAGGTGAACCAACTTTTTGCCCTCTACAAAGGCACCCATAACTTCCACAACTTTACTTCCCAGAAGGCTCCAAGTGACCCCAGTGCCCGCCGCTACATCACAGAGATGTCCTGCGGAGAGCCTTTTGTCCGCAACAACTACGAGTTTGCCGTGATCACCGTGCGAGGCCAGAGCTTTATGCTGCACCAGATTCGCAAGATGATCGGCCTGGTGATTGCAGTGATCAAAGGCTACGCCAAGGAGGAGGTGATGGAGCGAAGCTGGGGTCAGGAGAAGGTGGACGTCCCAAAAGCTCCGGGACTCGGGCTGGTACTCGAGAGGGTTCACTTTGATCGGTACAACAAGCGCTTTGGAGGGGACGGTCTGCATGAGCGGCTAGAGTGGGATCGCGAGGAGGAGGCGATCAAGGCCTTCAAAGAGGCTCACATATATCCTACCATTGTTGAGACTGAATGTGAGGAGGGTTCCATGGTCAGCTGGATGGCCACTCTTCCCATCCATGACTTTGAAGCAACAGTTACTGGAACACAAGACAATAAGGACCAAAAACAG GAGAATGCAGATGAAGGGAACGACTCCGATTAG
- the noc4l gene encoding nucleolar complex protein 4 homolog, with the protein MAPAKKRNVSSKANVKKIKIDLEGIVERILKSRKHANDVFDILEFLQSEKEKDITCAVDACCKLFCTFLKRKDLFIGKLPGEDEAIKGEHSPDEKYKIFMRHRYNNCVEILLEHLNHETHEVKESALCCLMKFAAGQGLHPLEDLDWSEHFSFPRELIQAVVHNILSQSSDNSLLISRFQEFLEMEDVRYYVMSSIRDNVATVMDKSKGVVLPVYQSNVFTLMLNINMPSQDSELTNFMVKQEAKHEDWKAAKLHDHKRAFERMWLGFLKYKLPNSMYKKVLVILHDSILPHMSKPTLMIDFLTAAYDVGGAISLLALNGLFVLIHQHNLDYPDFYKKLYNLLEPSVFHVKYRARFFHLANLFLSSSHLPVYLVAAFAKRLARLALTAPPTALLIVLPFIYNLIRRHPSCRVLIHKPSSEDELLEDPYVMKEVDPALCHALESSLWEIKTLQKHYHPDVAKAAMLINTPLSEQEDDISEVLEITSYELMERDLKPTESKSFPLEFETAAHLLERRGEVLGQHFCLA; encoded by the exons ATGGCGCCGGCCAAAAAGCGCAACGTGAGTTCTAAAGCGAAtgtaaaaaagatcaaaatcgACTTGGAAGGTATCGTTGAGCGTATActtaaaagtagaaaacatgCCAACGATGTTTTTGACATTCTGGAGTTTCTTCag tcagaaaaagagaaagacattACCTGCGCTGTTGATGCCTGCTGCAAGCTGttctgtacatttttgaagAGAAAGGATCTATTTATTGGAAAGCTCCCTGGTGAGGATGAGGCGATAAAGG GTGAGCACAGCCCAGATGAGAAGTACAAGATTTTTATGCGTCATCGTTACAACAACTGTGTGGAGATACTGCTTGAGCATCTCAACCATGAAACACATGAAGTTAAG GAAAGTGCGCTGTGCTGCCTGATGAAATTTGCTGCTGGACAAGGACTGCATCCTCTGGAAGACCTGGACTGGAGTGAACACTTCAGCTTCCCAAGAGAACTGATCCAA GCCGTGGTGCACAACATTCTCTCTCAGAGCTCGGACAACTCCCTACTGATCTCCAGGTTCCAGGAGTTCCTTGAGATGGAAGACGTACGTTACTACGTCATGAGCTCCATCCGTGACAACGTAGCCACAGTCATGGACAAAAGCAAAGGG GTTGTCTTGCCTGTATATCAGTCCAACGTGTTCACTCTCATGTTGAACATCAACATGCCGAGCCAGGACTCTGAGCTTACCAACTTTATGGTCAAACAGGAAG CCAAGCATGAGGATTGGAAGGCTGCAAAGCTGCAt GATCACAAACGTGCCTTTGAGAGAATGTGGCTGGGCTTTCTTAAGTATAAG CTGCCCAACAGCATGTATAAAAAGGTTTTAGTGATCCTTCATGACTCCATCTTGCCTCACATGAGCAAACCCACACTGATGATTGACTTTTTGACAGCTGCCTATGATGTTG GTGGGGCGATCAGTCTGCTGGCCCTAAACGGCTTATTTGTCCTCATCCATCAACACAATTT agattaTCCTGATTTCTATAAAAAGTTGTATAATCTTCTCGAGCCATCTGTTTTCCATGTGAAGTACAGGGCGCGCTTCTTTCACCTGGCTAATCTTTTCCTCAGCTCCAG TCACCTGCCAGTCTACCTGGTGGCTGCGTTCGCCAAACGTCTGGCTCGTCTGGCCCTTACAGCTCCGCCCACAGCTCTTCTTATAGTGCTGCCTTTCATCTATAACCTAATCCGGCGCCATCCATCCTGCAGAGTTCTGATTCACAAGCCCAGCTCAGAAGATG AGCTTCTTGAAGATCCGTATGTGATGAAAGAAGTGGATCCAGCTCTTTGTCATGCCTTAGAGAGCAGCTTGTGGGAAATTAAG ACACTGCAGAAGCATTATCATCCAGATGTGGCCAAAGCTGCAATGTTGATCAACACACCTCTGTCAGAACAAGAAGATGACATCAGTGAGGTGCTGGAGATAACCTCCTATGAG ttgATGGAGCGAGACTTGAAGCCGACTGAAAGCAAGAGTTTCCCACTGGAGTTTGAAACAGCTGCACATTTACTAGAACGAAGAGGAGAAGTGTTGGGACAACACTTTTGTCTGGCTTAA